One Candidatus Methylomirabilota bacterium DNA segment encodes these proteins:
- a CDS encoding ABC transporter ATP-binding protein — protein MSAPLLVVRGLTKRFGGVVANRDVSFSVSPGELVGVIGPNGAGKSTLFDLITGFTRPDAGTVRIDGRDATGLRPDQICRLGLGRTFQKLRPFHEMTALENVMIGAFLNTADVAEARAAASAALASVGLGDRVAVQARGLSTGQRKRLELARALATRPRLLLLDEVTGGVDAGAIPGLVALVRDLHARGIGLIVIEHNMRVIMDIAQRIVALQLGEIIADGPPAEITQDRRVIDAYLGEAWRA, from the coding sequence GTGAGCGCGCCGCTGCTCGTGGTCAGGGGCCTCACCAAGCGGTTCGGTGGCGTCGTCGCGAACCGGGACGTGTCCTTCAGCGTGAGCCCGGGCGAGCTGGTCGGCGTGATCGGACCCAACGGCGCCGGCAAGTCGACCCTGTTCGACCTGATCACCGGCTTCACCCGTCCGGATGCCGGCACCGTCCGGATCGACGGCCGCGACGCCACCGGACTCCGGCCGGACCAGATCTGCCGGCTCGGCCTCGGCCGCACGTTCCAGAAGCTGCGCCCGTTCCACGAGATGACCGCGCTCGAGAACGTGATGATCGGGGCGTTCCTCAACACGGCCGACGTCGCCGAGGCCCGCGCCGCCGCCAGCGCCGCGCTGGCCAGCGTCGGCCTCGGCGACCGCGTCGCCGTGCAGGCGCGCGGCCTGTCCACCGGGCAGCGCAAGCGCCTCGAGCTGGCGCGCGCGCTGGCCACACGGCCGCGGCTGCTGCTGCTCGACGAGGTGACCGGCGGCGTCGACGCCGGCGCCATCCCGGGGCTGGTGGCCCTCGTGCGCGACCTGCACGCGCGGGGAATCGGCCTGATCGTCATCGAGCACAACATGCGCGTCATCATGGACATCGCCCAGCGCATCGTGGCGCTCCAGCTCGGCGAGATCATCGCCGACGGCCCGCCGGCGGAGATCACGCAAGACCGGCGGGTCATCGACGCGTACCTCGGTGAGGCGTGGCGGGCCTGA
- a CDS encoding branched-chain amino acid ABC transporter permease, protein MRRAAAALLLLAVLAFPLVFARPFPRHVMIMIFLYGALATAWNILAGYCGQISLGHAVYFGIGAYTSTFLVREAALTPWLGMLVGAALAVVVSQAIGYPVFRLRGHYFAIATIGFGEIVQTAVLNWDLVGGARGLFVPIKRPDSLLNLQFHDSKAVYYYLALGLLALALGATRWIERSRRGYYFRAIKEDQDAAASLGVRVAREKHAAMAASAALTALGGTFWAQYVLFIDPESVFPLSLSILICLVAVMGGVGSLWGPLLGAVVLVPLSEGTRVLLGGTGKALDLLIYGALIMAIAVFQPAGLMGLMRQLRGRRAVAARRDARRESAA, encoded by the coding sequence TTGAGGCGCGCGGCGGCGGCCCTGCTGCTCCTGGCCGTCCTCGCCTTCCCGCTCGTGTTCGCCCGGCCCTTCCCGCGTCACGTCATGATCATGATCTTCCTCTACGGCGCGCTGGCGACCGCCTGGAACATCCTGGCCGGCTACTGCGGGCAGATCTCGCTCGGCCACGCCGTCTACTTCGGCATCGGCGCCTACACGTCCACGTTCCTGGTGCGGGAGGCCGCGCTCACGCCGTGGCTGGGCATGCTCGTCGGGGCCGCGCTGGCGGTCGTCGTCTCGCAGGCCATCGGCTACCCCGTCTTCCGGCTCCGCGGCCACTACTTCGCCATCGCCACCATCGGATTCGGCGAGATCGTGCAGACCGCCGTCCTCAACTGGGACCTGGTCGGCGGCGCGCGCGGGCTGTTCGTGCCGATCAAGCGCCCGGACAGCCTGCTGAACCTCCAGTTCCACGACTCCAAGGCCGTCTACTACTACCTGGCCCTCGGGCTCCTGGCGCTGGCGCTCGGGGCGACCCGGTGGATCGAGCGCTCGCGCCGGGGCTACTACTTCCGCGCCATCAAGGAGGACCAGGACGCGGCGGCGAGCCTCGGGGTGCGGGTCGCCCGCGAGAAGCACGCGGCGATGGCGGCGTCGGCGGCGCTGACCGCGCTGGGCGGCACCTTCTGGGCGCAGTACGTGCTCTTCATCGACCCGGAGTCGGTCTTTCCGCTGTCGCTGTCGATCCTCATCTGCCTCGTGGCGGTGATGGGCGGCGTCGGCAGCCTGTGGGGGCCGCTGCTGGGCGCCGTGGTCCTCGTCCCCCTCTCCGAGGGCACCCGGGTGCTCCTCGGCGGGACCGGGAAGGCGCTGGACCTGCTCATCTACGGCGCGCTCATCATGGCGATCGCGGTGTTCCAGCCGGCCGGCCTGATGGGCCTGATGCGACAGCTGCGGGGCCGGCGGGCGGTGGCGGCCCGGCGCGACGCGCGCCGGGAGTCCGCCGCGTGA
- a CDS encoding ABC transporter substrate-binding protein — protein sequence MSFLPVLSLAMVLGLFVSQAAAQPKEVVIGVIYPLSGPAALTGLENKVVNEIARDVANGDVDIPLPLYQRLKGMPGLKGAKVRLIFADHQGKPEVGQAEAERLVTQEKVHALYGSWHSSVTATVSQVAERYGIPHVNGQSSSPGLTKRGFKWFFRTSPHDEHFTQAMFDFFRDFQKKRGISLRSVAITNEDTLFGSDSAKVQRELAKKYGYEIALDMQYRARATSLQAEVQRLKAANADIWLPTSYHTDAILFVRHSKELDYNPKMIMAQNAGHMAPDFVSAVGKDAEGTMSRAPFNTDLVDRRPAAKAIATLYQQRHGKDFYDNPARSVTGMFTLLDAINRAGSTDPEAIRKALVATNIPGDQLVMTWDGIKFDETGQNVHVKGIIIQLQGLKWHTVYPFELATKDVLYPIPAWKDRK from the coding sequence ATGAGTTTCCTGCCGGTCCTTTCGCTCGCAATGGTCCTCGGGCTGTTCGTCTCCCAGGCCGCCGCCCAGCCCAAGGAGGTCGTCATCGGCGTGATCTATCCGCTGTCGGGGCCGGCCGCCCTGACCGGGCTCGAGAACAAGGTGGTGAACGAGATCGCCCGCGACGTCGCCAACGGCGACGTCGATATCCCGCTGCCGCTCTATCAGCGCCTGAAGGGCATGCCCGGCCTCAAGGGCGCGAAGGTCAGGCTGATCTTCGCGGATCACCAGGGCAAGCCCGAGGTCGGTCAGGCCGAGGCCGAGCGGCTCGTGACGCAGGAGAAGGTCCACGCGCTCTACGGCTCGTGGCACTCCTCGGTCACCGCCACCGTGAGCCAGGTGGCCGAGCGCTACGGCATCCCGCACGTCAACGGTCAGTCGTCCTCCCCGGGGCTGACCAAGCGCGGCTTCAAGTGGTTCTTCCGCACCTCGCCCCACGACGAGCACTTCACCCAGGCCATGTTCGATTTCTTCCGCGACTTCCAGAAGAAGCGCGGGATCTCGCTCAGGAGCGTCGCGATCACGAACGAGGACACGCTGTTCGGCTCCGACAGCGCCAAGGTCCAGCGCGAGCTGGCCAAGAAATACGGCTACGAGATCGCGCTCGACATGCAGTACCGCGCCCGGGCGACGTCGCTGCAGGCCGAGGTCCAGCGGCTGAAGGCCGCCAACGCCGACATCTGGCTGCCGACGTCCTACCACACCGACGCCATCCTCTTCGTGCGCCACAGCAAGGAGCTGGACTACAACCCCAAGATGATCATGGCGCAGAACGCCGGCCACATGGCCCCCGACTTCGTCAGCGCGGTCGGCAAGGACGCCGAGGGCACGATGTCGCGGGCCCCGTTCAACACCGACCTCGTCGACCGGCGGCCGGCGGCCAAGGCGATCGCCACGCTCTACCAGCAGCGCCACGGCAAGGACTTCTACGACAACCCGGCGCGCTCGGTCACGGGCATGTTCACGCTGCTGGACGCGATCAACCGCGCGGGCTCGACCGATCCGGAGGCGATTCGCAAGGCGCTGGTCGCCACCAACATTCCCGGCGACCAGCTCGTCATGACCTGGGACGGCATCAAGTTCGACGAGACGGGCCAGAACGTCCACGTCAAGGGGATCATCATCCAGCTGCAGGGCCTGAAGTGGCACACGGTCTATCCCTTCGAGCTCGCCACCAAGGACGTGCTCTACCCGATCCCCGCGTGGAAGGACCGCAAGTAG
- a CDS encoding branched-chain amino acid ABC transporter permease has product MGCVYALVAAGLSLIFGLMELVNFAHGEFLMLAMYVAFFAWSLAGLDPVVGAPVAAAVLGAVGWLTYHGLIRRVLAAPMLAQIFATFGLAVFLRNGAQFAFGVDFLTVQDPWLAGRLSLGGLFLGLPQVGASVVALGAFLALYLFLSRSETGLALTATAQDRQAASLMGIDTQRMFALGWVIGGACVGVAGALLATFFYIYPDVGGPFALLAYVTVALGGFGNVPGTLAAGIVVGLVEALAGLLIPPAFKYSVVFALYLAVVLWRPQGLFGRF; this is encoded by the coding sequence ATGGGGTGCGTGTACGCCCTCGTCGCCGCCGGCCTGTCGCTCATCTTCGGGCTGATGGAGCTCGTCAACTTCGCCCACGGCGAGTTCCTGATGCTGGCCATGTACGTCGCGTTCTTCGCGTGGTCGCTGGCCGGGCTGGACCCCGTCGTCGGGGCGCCGGTGGCGGCCGCGGTGCTGGGCGCCGTCGGCTGGCTGACCTACCACGGCCTGATCCGGCGCGTGCTGGCGGCGCCGATGCTCGCCCAGATCTTCGCGACGTTCGGCCTCGCCGTCTTCCTGCGCAACGGCGCGCAGTTCGCGTTCGGCGTCGATTTCCTCACCGTCCAGGACCCCTGGCTGGCGGGCCGGCTGTCGCTCGGCGGGCTGTTCCTCGGCCTGCCGCAGGTCGGCGCCAGCGTGGTCGCGCTCGGGGCCTTCCTGGCCCTCTACCTCTTCCTCTCCCGCTCGGAGACCGGGCTGGCCCTCACGGCGACGGCGCAGGACCGTCAGGCCGCGTCGCTCATGGGCATCGACACCCAGCGCATGTTCGCGCTCGGCTGGGTGATCGGCGGCGCCTGCGTCGGCGTGGCGGGCGCGCTGCTCGCGACGTTCTTCTACATCTACCCGGACGTCGGGGGCCCCTTCGCGCTCCTGGCCTACGTGACCGTGGCCCTCGGCGGCTTCGGCAACGTGCCGGGCACGCTCGCCGCCGGCATCGTCGTGGGCCTCGTCGAGGCGCTGGCGGGACTGCTGATCCCGCCCGCGTTCAAGTACTCCGTGGTCTTCGCGCTCTACCTGGCGGTCGTGCTCTGGCGGCCCCAGGGGCTCTTCGGGCGGTTTTGA
- a CDS encoding carbon-nitrogen hydrolase family protein produces the protein MSRKLVVAAGQLGPASDHKAANVEAVLRAVDAAAGSGAAIICLPELSLTKYFGHWNTRDHARMFDEVPGPATRPIQETAARHRIAVILPLAERDGITLYNTAVVIDARGEIVGRYRKMHLPGSFPHRDRGAFTYERLYFTPGNLGFPVFDVAGARIGIQICHDRNFPEGYRILALRGAELVFTPTNMPVVGTVWQSDIWETTLRLRAYENGFFHVGVGKAGVEDGLPYVGDSVVITPLGGEVVARAKTDGDEVVLAEIDLEDVTEARTRMPFPRDRRPEHYRDLTTP, from the coding sequence CAGCTCGGTCCCGCCTCGGACCACAAGGCGGCCAACGTCGAGGCCGTCCTACGGGCGGTCGATGCGGCGGCCGGCTCGGGCGCGGCGATCATCTGCCTGCCCGAGCTCAGCCTCACCAAGTACTTCGGCCACTGGAACACGCGCGACCACGCGCGCATGTTCGACGAGGTCCCGGGGCCGGCGACGCGGCCGATCCAGGAGACGGCCGCCCGCCACCGGATCGCGGTCATCCTGCCGCTGGCCGAACGCGACGGGATCACGCTCTACAACACCGCGGTGGTCATCGATGCCCGCGGCGAGATCGTGGGCCGCTACCGCAAGATGCACCTGCCCGGATCGTTCCCTCACCGGGATCGGGGCGCCTTCACCTACGAGCGCCTGTACTTCACCCCCGGCAACCTCGGCTTCCCGGTCTTCGACGTGGCGGGGGCCCGGATCGGCATCCAGATCTGCCACGATCGCAACTTCCCGGAGGGCTACCGGATCCTCGCCCTGCGGGGCGCCGAGCTGGTGTTCACCCCGACCAACATGCCGGTCGTGGGGACGGTCTGGCAGAGCGACATCTGGGAGACGACCCTGCGGCTGCGCGCGTACGAGAACGGGTTCTTCCACGTCGGCGTCGGCAAGGCGGGCGTCGAGGACGGCCTGCCCTACGTCGGCGACTCGGTCGTGATCACCCCGCTCGGCGGCGAGGTCGTGGCCCGGGCCAAGACCGACGGCGACGAGGTGGTGCTGGCCGAGATCGATCTGGAGGACGTGACCGAGGCGCGCACGCGGATGCCGTTCCCGCGCGACCGCCGGCCCGAGCACTATCGCGACCTGACCACGCCGTGA